In Pseudomonas oryzicola, one DNA window encodes the following:
- a CDS encoding mechanosensitive ion channel family protein, whose protein sequence is MDIQRIWRDSLDLWGTLDRHPMLHAAIGLAVLLLISLVIGRLARFLVLHGARLLARQPALRWLDDLRNNKVFHRLAQTTPSLVLQFGLKLVPELSDTAQHFLGNVALAFTLLFMTLALSCLLDALLDIYARTEHARTRSIKGYVQLAKMMLWIFAAIVIVATLIDRSPLLLLSGLGAMSAVLLLVYKDTLLSFVASVQLTSNDMLHVGDWIEMPQVGADGDVVDITLHTVKVQNFDKTIVSIPTWRLMSESFRNYRGMQQSGGRRIKRSLFIDAAGVRFLTREEEHRLSQVHLLADYLAAKRQELQRWNEAMGPVAELSANRRKLTNIGTFRAFALAYLKNHPNVHPNMTCMVRQMQTTAEGVPLEIYCFTTTTVWADYERIQGDIFDYLLAVLPEFGLSLYQQPSGNDMRVGLAGRAAPEPMPRRLEEMNEV, encoded by the coding sequence ATGGATATCCAACGAATCTGGCGTGACTCCCTCGACCTGTGGGGCACCCTCGACCGCCATCCGATGCTGCACGCGGCCATTGGCCTGGCCGTGCTGCTGCTGATTTCCCTGGTCATCGGCCGCCTGGCGCGCTTCCTGGTGCTGCATGGCGCCCGCCTGCTGGCCCGCCAGCCGGCGCTGAGGTGGCTGGACGACTTGCGCAACAACAAGGTTTTCCACCGCCTGGCCCAGACCACGCCGTCGCTGGTGCTGCAGTTCGGCCTGAAACTGGTGCCGGAGCTGTCCGATACCGCCCAGCACTTCCTCGGTAATGTCGCCCTGGCCTTTACCCTGCTGTTCATGACCCTGGCGCTGTCGTGCCTGCTGGATGCCCTGCTGGACATCTATGCTCGCACCGAACACGCCCGCACCCGCTCGATCAAGGGTTACGTGCAACTGGCCAAGATGATGCTGTGGATCTTCGCCGCCATCGTCATCGTCGCCACCCTGATCGACCGCTCGCCGCTGTTGCTGCTGTCGGGCCTGGGTGCGATGTCGGCGGTGCTGTTGTTGGTGTACAAGGACACCCTGCTGTCGTTCGTTGCCAGCGTGCAGTTGACCAGCAACGACATGCTGCACGTGGGTGACTGGATCGAAATGCCCCAGGTCGGCGCCGATGGCGACGTGGTCGACATTACCCTGCACACGGTGAAGGTGCAGAACTTCGACAAGACCATCGTCTCCATCCCCACCTGGCGCCTGATGAGCGAGTCGTTCCGCAACTACCGCGGCATGCAGCAGTCTGGTGGCCGGCGCATCAAGCGCAGCCTGTTCATCGATGCCGCCGGGGTGCGCTTCCTCACCCGCGAGGAGGAACACCGCCTGAGCCAGGTGCACCTGCTGGCCGACTACCTTGCCGCCAAGCGCCAGGAGCTGCAGCGCTGGAACGAGGCCATGGGGCCGGTGGCCGAGCTGTCGGCCAACCGCCGCAAGCTCACTAACATCGGCACCTTCCGCGCCTTTGCCCTGGCCTACCTGAAGAACCACCCCAACGTGCACCCGAACATGACCTGCATGGTGCGGCAGATGCAGACCACCGCCGAGGGCGTGCCGCTGGAGATCTACTGCTTTACCACTACTACGGTTTGGGCGGATTACGAGCGGATCCAGGGGGATATCTTCGATTACTTGCTGGCGGTGTTGCCGGAGTTTGGGCTGAGCTTGTATCAGCAGCCGAGTGGCAATGACATGCGGGTGGGGTTGGCGGGGCGCGCGGCTCCAGAGCCAATGCCGCGCCGCCTTGAAGAGATGAACGAGGTTTGA
- a CDS encoding DarT1-associated NADAR antitoxin family protein: MASRPVFIPTPGAKTLARTAAVDFKWFPGMSVSQKQRSIDSLHAAAKEAIPTIGKILEVSSKSKEKLGVELSAFNLSFTTLKQNFTMSVECAFQGSKVFERGGPFKDLFGKTSREAKLDERIKSSGRLVKFSFYGTDWDLEPRTAFYDWLYINALKKQSPNMIDEILSYSAFTDIEFNPEKSINCQAYSLALFVSLYKQNLLDDAIVSRDSFLSAVSNVLLSSASQNEDIQGDMLK; encoded by the coding sequence ATGGCTTCCAGACCAGTCTTCATTCCAACACCTGGGGCAAAGACTCTTGCCCGAACTGCCGCTGTGGATTTCAAGTGGTTCCCAGGGATGTCTGTGTCTCAGAAGCAGCGGTCGATTGACTCGTTGCACGCCGCTGCTAAAGAGGCTATACCGACTATCGGTAAGATATTGGAGGTTTCAAGTAAGTCCAAGGAGAAGTTGGGGGTGGAGCTGAGTGCTTTCAACTTGAGTTTTACTACACTGAAGCAGAATTTTACGATGAGTGTGGAGTGTGCTTTCCAAGGTAGCAAGGTTTTTGAAAGGGGCGGTCCCTTTAAAGATTTGTTTGGAAAGACATCTCGTGAAGCAAAACTTGACGAGAGAATAAAAAGCTCAGGTAGGTTGGTAAAGTTCAGTTTCTACGGGACGGATTGGGATCTTGAGCCGCGCACGGCTTTTTATGATTGGTTATATATTAATGCCCTGAAAAAGCAGTCCCCGAATATGATTGATGAGATTCTTTCGTACTCGGCCTTTACTGATATTGAGTTCAATCCGGAGAAGTCGATCAACTGCCAGGCATACTCCCTAGCCTTGTTTGTTTCATTGTATAAGCAGAATTTGCTGGATGATGCTATTGTCTCGAGGGATTCGTTCTTGTCGGCAGTTAGCAATGTTCTCCTCTCAAGCGCCAGTCAAAATGAAGATATTCAGGGTGACATGTTGAAATGA
- a CDS encoding DMT family transporter — MSAVRKNPDAFALQVMLGLCLIWGCQQVLIKTAAVDIAPVMQAALRNGIAAVLVGLMLCWRGGWGQLGSTWRAGVLAGGLFGLEFLFIAEGLKLTSAAHMSVFLYTAPVFTALGLHFRLPSERLRLLQWLGILLAFGGIATAFAGGMSFEQLDGRTLLGDAFGVIAGLAWGATTVVVRCSRLSEAPATLTLFYQLAVGFAGLLLIALLSGQIGAVVLTPLAIGSVLFQGIVVSFISYLTWFWLLRKYLASNLAVFSFITPLFGVTFGVLLLGEPLSMNFVIGALMVLLGVILVSAEPWVKQQLRRFVG, encoded by the coding sequence ATGAGCGCGGTCCGCAAGAACCCCGACGCCTTTGCCTTGCAGGTGATGCTGGGGCTGTGCCTGATCTGGGGCTGCCAGCAGGTGCTGATCAAGACCGCCGCTGTCGATATCGCGCCGGTGATGCAGGCGGCGCTGCGCAACGGCATTGCCGCCGTGCTGGTAGGGCTGATGCTGTGCTGGCGTGGTGGCTGGGGCCAACTCGGCAGCACCTGGCGTGCCGGGGTGTTGGCAGGTGGCTTGTTCGGCCTCGAGTTTCTGTTCATTGCCGAGGGGCTGAAGCTGACCTCAGCGGCGCACATGTCGGTGTTTCTCTATACCGCGCCGGTATTCACCGCGTTGGGCCTGCATTTCCGCCTGCCCAGCGAGCGCCTGCGGCTGCTGCAATGGCTGGGCATTCTGCTGGCCTTCGGCGGCATCGCCACGGCATTCGCCGGCGGCATGTCGTTCGAGCAGCTGGATGGCCGTACCCTGCTGGGGGATGCCTTTGGCGTGATTGCCGGCCTGGCCTGGGGGGCGACCACCGTGGTGGTGCGCTGCTCGCGGCTGTCGGAAGCGCCTGCCACCCTGACCCTGTTCTACCAACTGGCGGTGGGCTTTGCCGGGTTGCTGTTGATCGCCTTGCTCAGCGGGCAGATCGGTGCGGTGGTGTTGACACCGCTGGCAATCGGCAGCGTGCTGTTCCAGGGCATCGTGGTGTCGTTCATCAGTTACCTGACATGGTTCTGGTTGCTGCGCAAATACCTGGCGTCGAACCTGGCGGTATTTTCGTTCATTACCCCACTGTTCGGGGTCACCTTTGGCGTGTTGCTGCTGGGTGAGCCGTTGAGCATGAACTTCGTGATCGGCGCGTTGATGGTGCTGCTGGGGGTGATCCTGGTGAGTGCCGAGCCTTGGGTGAAGCAGCAATTGCGGCGGTTTGTGGGATGA
- a CDS encoding DEAD/DEAH box helicase, whose product MNRDTEALPLEASKDEGFVETYDNLLKNLFLSKQAGETDGIFIPHQKLQHATWLASIISLSKSETLKNLANSFGALLHLYAPNNPAYQKACYIIQSRSGNLLSSKHIPNIFENGKYLNSFGALLDLELGTTRGRLTHRLEGAGEFVFTDYQAKLWAAIRSGANVAISAPTSAGKSFIIRRYIVEKLRASPETAIFVVPTKALINQVSMDFKSDLKDRAHVYTTYRPQDDGDEKSTVYVLTPERCNKLLQDKTIRPPRVIFIDEIHNLEAEGRGMVFENCLYGLVARFPQSQFIFAGPFIEDIVTPLKELSGLELIDETTVATPVFQVKAAITFLSRSYSAEYRIFSQTGNVIFGETILNKRLFSKAKSKKGQAIAAFLGNLKQDESCIVFAPGKATAEKWALELPRPTNSSQEHEDAIEELIDFLADEIHPDYSLIRTLRNGVAFHHAGLPDIARIEIEELYSKEAIRSLVCTSTLLQGVNLPADKLIVISPKNDSTPLTPFEFKNLIGRAGRISTNLYGEVYCLEVKDEEWGEEKLTNHDKTKIKTNTTAILQTHTDSVIRFATATRNEIFENQDNGKLYTTICYLRHLFVSDKNHFDRLLGTSQIRSDQREELEEKLSQVKDQLSIPMELLRQNPYVDPLLQNQLYLEIKEDPFSWIPTNHPNTRRLPPAPDDISFKNQNFYQQFDDIARRLDRIFHIEKEVNSKFTNPGEYVSIGTLVYDAYQWMSGKSHRFFIDKFLNKLSQNPDDFSREEDTESESKKRPVDKAARHVTKNISSNITFKLVKYFSLWSDITKACTSEADHEEYAYALSLPSMIELGSYDPRVLELMSLGINRSIALKLRKDLPKAVDNVEVWLQNFNTTKLSPLLRRYLERSGLTKKHDE is encoded by the coding sequence ATGAATAGAGATACAGAAGCTCTCCCACTCGAGGCCTCTAAGGATGAAGGATTCGTAGAGACTTATGACAATTTGCTAAAAAATCTATTCCTCAGTAAACAGGCTGGGGAAACTGATGGAATATTTATCCCCCATCAAAAGCTTCAACACGCCACATGGCTTGCCTCAATTATTTCGCTAAGCAAGTCTGAAACATTAAAAAATTTGGCCAATTCCTTTGGCGCACTGCTACATCTCTACGCGCCTAACAACCCCGCATATCAGAAGGCGTGCTATATTATCCAATCAAGATCTGGAAACCTACTTTCAAGCAAGCACATTCCTAATATTTTTGAAAACGGTAAATATTTAAACAGCTTTGGCGCTCTCCTTGACCTTGAGCTTGGCACAACACGAGGCCGATTAACCCACAGACTAGAAGGTGCTGGCGAGTTTGTATTCACGGACTACCAGGCAAAGCTTTGGGCAGCAATTCGTAGCGGCGCTAATGTCGCAATTTCCGCCCCTACATCTGCCGGCAAGTCATTCATCATCAGGCGATACATTGTTGAAAAACTAAGAGCCAGTCCTGAAACAGCAATATTTGTGGTACCGACCAAAGCGCTTATCAACCAAGTAAGCATGGACTTCAAATCCGACCTTAAAGACCGCGCCCATGTCTATACCACATATCGCCCCCAAGATGATGGCGATGAAAAATCAACGGTCTATGTCTTGACCCCGGAACGATGCAACAAGCTGCTTCAGGACAAAACTATTAGACCGCCTAGAGTTATCTTCATTGATGAAATCCACAACCTTGAGGCGGAAGGTCGTGGCATGGTATTTGAAAACTGTCTTTACGGGCTGGTGGCAAGATTCCCCCAGAGCCAGTTCATCTTTGCCGGCCCCTTCATTGAGGACATCGTGACACCTCTAAAGGAGCTTTCAGGCTTAGAACTCATAGACGAAACCACAGTTGCCACTCCTGTATTCCAAGTCAAAGCTGCAATCACTTTCTTGTCAAGGAGTTATTCCGCTGAGTATCGGATTTTTAGCCAGACCGGCAACGTAATTTTTGGCGAAACAATTTTGAACAAAAGGCTTTTTTCTAAAGCCAAAAGCAAGAAAGGCCAAGCGATTGCTGCGTTCCTGGGAAATCTAAAACAGGACGAAAGCTGTATTGTTTTTGCACCTGGTAAAGCTACCGCTGAGAAATGGGCCCTCGAATTACCTCGCCCAACCAACTCAAGCCAAGAGCATGAAGATGCGATTGAGGAACTTATCGACTTCTTAGCCGATGAAATACACCCTGATTACTCGCTGATCAGAACACTGCGAAATGGTGTGGCGTTCCACCATGCCGGCTTGCCAGACATTGCCAGGATTGAAATCGAAGAATTGTATTCCAAGGAAGCGATTAGAAGCTTAGTATGCACATCGACATTGCTACAGGGCGTTAACCTACCTGCAGACAAGCTCATAGTTATCAGCCCTAAAAATGATAGCACACCCTTAACACCTTTCGAGTTCAAGAATCTAATTGGTCGGGCAGGGCGTATCAGCACCAACCTCTACGGTGAAGTCTACTGTTTGGAAGTAAAGGACGAAGAGTGGGGTGAAGAAAAGTTGACGAACCATGACAAGACTAAAATCAAAACTAACACGACCGCCATCCTTCAGACCCACACCGACTCAGTAATTCGATTCGCCACCGCCACCCGCAATGAAATATTCGAAAACCAAGATAACGGAAAATTATATACAACCATCTGTTACCTTAGGCACCTTTTCGTGTCTGACAAAAACCACTTTGATCGATTACTAGGTACATCACAAATAAGAAGTGATCAAAGAGAGGAATTAGAAGAAAAGCTATCTCAGGTAAAGGATCAGCTTTCCATACCTATGGAACTTCTTCGCCAAAACCCATACGTAGATCCGCTACTTCAAAATCAGCTTTATCTGGAGATCAAAGAAGATCCATTCTCCTGGATCCCAACCAACCACCCTAATACACGACGACTGCCTCCAGCGCCTGACGATATCAGCTTTAAAAATCAGAATTTTTATCAGCAATTTGATGACATCGCACGCAGACTAGATAGAATCTTCCATATAGAGAAAGAAGTTAACTCTAAATTCACAAATCCAGGCGAGTACGTCAGCATCGGCACATTGGTCTACGACGCTTACCAGTGGATGTCTGGAAAATCACACCGTTTCTTTATCGATAAATTCCTAAACAAGCTTTCTCAGAACCCTGACGACTTTTCTAGAGAGGAAGACACTGAGAGCGAGTCAAAAAAACGACCTGTAGACAAAGCCGCTAGGCACGTTACTAAAAACATCAGCAGCAATATAACATTTAAACTCGTTAAATACTTCTCACTTTGGTCAGATATAACCAAAGCCTGTACATCCGAGGCCGATCATGAGGAGTATGCATACGCACTAAGCCTTCCGTCCATGATTGAACTCGGAAGCTACGACCCTAGGGTACTTGAACTTATGTCACTTGGCATAAATAGAAGTATCGCACTCAAACTACGGAAAGATCTTCCAAAAGCCGTGGATAACGTTGAGGTTTGGCTCCAAAATTTTAACACTACCAAACTATCACCTCTGCTTCGCAGATACCTCGAACGTTCAGGACTCACGAAAAAGCATGATGAGTAA
- a CDS encoding BrnA antitoxin family protein, with protein sequence MTKASKTDWSRLAGQDDRAIDTSDIPELDENFFREAELRVPAKQAVTIRLDSDVLAWFKGQGSGYQTQINQLLRQYMQAQQRQR encoded by the coding sequence ATGACCAAAGCATCGAAAACTGATTGGAGTCGCCTGGCCGGCCAGGACGACCGAGCTATTGATACCTCGGATATTCCCGAACTGGATGAAAATTTCTTCCGCGAGGCTGAATTGCGAGTGCCAGCCAAGCAGGCAGTGACCATTCGCCTGGATTCCGATGTCCTCGCCTGGTTCAAGGGGCAGGGTAGCGGCTACCAGACCCAGATCAATCAGTTGTTGCGCCAGTACATGCAGGCGCAGCAACGTCAACGCTGA
- a CDS encoding HamA C-terminal domain-containing protein, whose product MQKLFEGITWSDCLTVKTDWVEKFFHPIPEVVDLKVRAHALSLKFSGNRQESLALAKYVGNRIQHYVFDRNELEEYEERDENPYPMASSFFANTDPVYDGKYGELILYLLVEALFRTPMVCHKLSLLTNVKDQVKGGDGIFFGERHNNLAILIGESKIHQDLSGAIGSSLDSIDRFNQNYLPSSLDHELFIARSNISKNLTLDQAKALLKAFRPGTDEYQACNKIFPILLIYDDKKIDSIEEEAVNRDHAEKLVTEWIQEHSKEAVENIRSRLQNKSELRKLFLEFFLIPMSSVETFKKTLFKQIHGIEFKETPKQPSPEKPARKAAK is encoded by the coding sequence ATGCAAAAGCTGTTCGAGGGTATCACTTGGAGTGACTGTCTCACCGTCAAGACTGATTGGGTCGAAAAATTCTTCCATCCGATCCCCGAGGTAGTAGATCTCAAGGTCAGAGCACACGCTTTGTCCCTGAAATTTTCAGGGAACCGCCAAGAAAGCCTCGCTCTAGCAAAGTATGTTGGCAACCGGATCCAGCATTATGTTTTCGACAGGAACGAACTCGAAGAGTACGAAGAAAGAGACGAAAACCCTTACCCAATGGCATCAAGCTTCTTCGCGAACACTGACCCAGTATATGACGGAAAGTATGGAGAACTTATCCTTTACCTATTGGTGGAAGCCTTATTCAGAACCCCAATGGTATGCCACAAGTTAAGTCTACTTACAAATGTCAAAGATCAAGTCAAAGGTGGGGACGGAATATTTTTTGGTGAGCGGCACAACAACCTAGCTATATTAATTGGCGAATCCAAAATACATCAGGATCTCAGCGGCGCCATCGGAAGCTCGCTAGATTCAATTGACCGATTCAATCAAAACTACCTACCGAGCTCACTGGATCATGAGCTTTTTATCGCTCGATCCAACATCTCAAAAAATCTCACACTCGACCAGGCGAAGGCCCTGCTTAAAGCGTTTCGACCTGGAACAGACGAGTACCAAGCTTGCAACAAAATATTCCCAATCCTCCTCATTTACGATGACAAGAAAATTGACAGCATTGAAGAGGAAGCCGTCAATAGAGATCACGCAGAAAAGCTAGTTACGGAGTGGATACAGGAACATTCAAAAGAAGCTGTTGAAAATATCAGGTCACGACTTCAAAACAAATCCGAGCTACGAAAACTATTCCTAGAGTTCTTTCTAATCCCAATGAGCAGTGTCGAAACATTCAAGAAGACACTTTTCAAACAAATCCATGGAATAGAATTCAAAGAAACACCAAAACAACCGAGCCCTGAGAAGCCCGCTAGAAAGGCAGCTAAATGA
- a CDS encoding MFS transporter, protein MSPLIQLLASAVALMMAMGIGRFALTPQLPQLIAEGQFDLTVAGLVAAANYLGYFIGAVDAMFARSPGQVRLRLHGGLWLCVLLTLASWAADGFWSHLLLRFGTGVASAWVLVMITSLSQQVANADNRQRLGALVFAGPGLGIALTGLLALVAHLWGLGSAALWLIYAVAALVMLLAVRPWLPQALQAAPAPSVHQGPQRRVGIGRLGLVYALYGVGYILPATFLSQMASQQFHGQWLADLFWPAFGLAAALGVLLVSLRRGGRTSTWLTATLWLQGLGVLACLIGGGVGLALGVLLCGAPFLACMQLVMQRSRELAPHATQRNAGLLTACFALGQLSGPLLAALSSHYSGGLQPALMLAAGGLVVAGGLVQLAGNARQGNACQARTTS, encoded by the coding sequence ATGTCGCCACTCATTCAACTGCTGGCCAGCGCCGTGGCGCTGATGATGGCCATGGGCATCGGCCGTTTCGCCCTGACCCCGCAGCTGCCGCAACTGATCGCCGAAGGCCAGTTCGACCTGACGGTCGCCGGGCTGGTGGCCGCGGCCAACTACCTGGGTTACTTCATCGGCGCGGTCGATGCCATGTTCGCCCGCTCGCCGGGCCAGGTGCGCCTGCGCCTGCACGGTGGGCTGTGGCTGTGCGTACTGCTGACCCTGGCCTCATGGGCCGCAGACGGGTTCTGGAGCCACCTGCTGTTGCGCTTCGGCACCGGCGTGGCCAGCGCCTGGGTGCTGGTGATGATCACCAGCCTGAGCCAACAGGTGGCCAATGCCGACAACCGCCAGCGCCTGGGTGCCCTGGTGTTCGCGGGGCCCGGCCTGGGCATTGCGCTGACTGGTTTGCTGGCGCTGGTGGCGCATTTGTGGGGGCTCGGCTCGGCAGCACTGTGGCTGATCTATGCCGTGGCCGCGCTGGTGATGCTGCTGGCGGTCAGGCCCTGGCTACCCCAGGCACTGCAGGCAGCGCCCGCACCGTCTGTGCACCAGGGCCCGCAACGCCGCGTCGGTATCGGCCGCCTGGGGCTGGTGTATGCCCTGTATGGCGTGGGTTACATCCTGCCGGCCACCTTCCTGTCGCAAATGGCCAGCCAGCAGTTTCACGGGCAGTGGCTGGCCGACCTGTTCTGGCCGGCGTTCGGCCTGGCGGCGGCGCTGGGTGTGCTGCTGGTGAGCCTGCGCCGCGGCGGGCGTACTTCGACCTGGCTGACCGCCACCCTGTGGCTACAAGGGTTGGGTGTGCTGGCCTGCCTGATCGGTGGGGGTGTCGGGTTGGCCTTGGGCGTGCTGCTGTGTGGCGCGCCATTCCTGGCTTGCATGCAGTTGGTGATGCAACGTTCGCGAGAGCTGGCGCCGCACGCCACGCAGCGCAATGCCGGGTTGCTGACGGCGTGCTTTGCCCTGGGGCAGTTGAGCGGGCCGCTGCTGGCGGCGCTGAGCAGCCATTACAGCGGCGGGCTGCAACCCGCGTTGATGCTGGCGGCGGGTGGGTTGGTGGTGGCTGGTGGGCTGGTGCAACTGGCGGGTAATGCACGGCAGGGCAATGCCTGCCAGGCCAGGACCACATCCTGA
- a CDS encoding DEAD/DEAH box helicase, whose protein sequence is MFSQFALHERLLKAVAELNFVEPTPVQAAAIPLALQGRDLRVTAQTGSGKTAAFVLPLLNRLVDLRERRVEIRALILLPTRELAQQTLKQVQLFSQFTYIKAGLVTGGEDFKEQAAMLRKVPDVLIGTPGRLLEQLNAGNLDLSHVQVLILDEADRMLDMGFAEDMERLCKECENRQQTLLFSATTGGAALRDIIGKVLKDPEHLMLNSVSQLAEGTRQQIITADHDQHKEQIVQWLLANETFDKAIIFTNTRALADRIYGHLVAKDVKAFVLHGEKDQKDRKLALDRFKQGSSKVLVATDVAARGLDIDGLDLVINFDMPRSGDEYVHRVGRTGRAGGEGLAISLITHNDWNLMSSIERYLKQQFERRVIKEVKGTYNGPKKVKASGKAAGSKKKKVEKKSGDKKAAAKRKPTAKPKANAPLASSDGLAPLKKRKAAAE, encoded by the coding sequence GTGTTCTCCCAATTCGCCCTGCACGAACGCCTGCTTAAAGCCGTGGCCGAGCTTAACTTTGTCGAGCCAACCCCGGTGCAGGCCGCGGCCATCCCCCTGGCCCTGCAAGGGCGTGACCTGCGCGTGACCGCACAGACCGGCAGCGGCAAGACCGCAGCCTTCGTGCTGCCACTGCTCAACCGCCTGGTCGACTTGCGCGAGCGCCGTGTGGAGATCCGCGCGCTGATCCTGCTGCCGACCCGTGAACTGGCCCAGCAGACCCTCAAGCAGGTGCAGCTGTTCTCGCAGTTCACCTACATCAAGGCGGGCCTGGTCACCGGTGGTGAAGACTTCAAGGAACAGGCCGCCATGCTGCGCAAGGTGCCGGACGTGCTGATCGGTACCCCGGGCCGTCTGCTGGAGCAGCTCAACGCCGGCAACCTCGACCTGTCCCATGTGCAGGTGCTGATCCTCGACGAAGCCGACCGCATGCTCGACATGGGCTTCGCCGAAGACATGGAGCGCCTGTGCAAGGAGTGCGAGAACCGCCAGCAAACCCTGCTGTTCTCGGCCACCACCGGCGGTGCGGCGCTGCGCGACATCATCGGCAAGGTGCTGAAAGACCCGGAGCACCTGATGCTCAACAGCGTCTCGCAGCTGGCCGAAGGCACCCGCCAGCAGATCATCACCGCCGACCACGACCAGCACAAAGAGCAGATCGTGCAGTGGCTGCTGGCCAACGAGACGTTCGACAAGGCGATCATCTTCACCAACACCCGCGCCTTGGCCGACCGCATCTACGGCCACCTGGTGGCCAAGGACGTGAAGGCCTTCGTGCTGCACGGCGAAAAGGACCAGAAGGACCGCAAGCTGGCCCTGGACCGCTTCAAGCAGGGCAGTTCCAAGGTGCTGGTGGCCACCGACGTGGCCGCCCGTGGCCTGGACATCGACGGCCTGGACCTGGTGATCAACTTCGACATGCCGCGCAGCGGTGACGAGTATGTGCACCGCGTGGGCCGTACTGGCCGTGCCGGTGGCGAAGGCCTGGCGATCTCGCTGATCACCCACAACGACTGGAACCTGATGTCGAGCATCGAGCGCTACCTCAAGCAGCAGTTCGAGCGCCGGGTGATCAAGGAAGTGAAGGGCACCTACAACGGGCCGAAGAAGGTCAAGGCCTCGGGCAAGGCGGCCGGTAGCAAGAAGAAAAAGGTCGAGAAGAAGTCGGGTGACAAGAAAGCCGCGGCCAAGCGCAAGCCAACCGCCAAGCCGAAGGCCAATGCACCGCTGGCCAGCTCCGATGGCTTGGCACCGTTGAAGAAGCGCAAGGCGGCGGCGGAGTAA
- a CDS encoding DarT ssDNA thymidine ADP-ribosyltransferase family protein, whose protein sequence is MPRPEIQAYSQMRAIPYLVHFTRLTNLASILQHGLCPVSDHDTLRTRPVINDELRLDGHLDGTSLSIGFPNYQMFYKYRQVPNTEWVVLGIDSSVLWTKDCGFCQRNAATNEMAQQPLDNLRTLAAFQGMFDEIEGLNTRHQQRLKTSDPTDPQAEVLVFDKIEPELILGVAFNSRLARDNHAGICGNRQLVVESPSGGLFAARTFVR, encoded by the coding sequence ATGCCAAGACCTGAAATACAAGCCTACAGCCAGATGCGTGCAATTCCTTACCTAGTGCACTTCACCAGACTCACCAACCTCGCCTCAATCCTGCAGCACGGCCTCTGCCCGGTTAGCGATCATGACACGTTACGTACCCGACCAGTCATCAACGACGAGCTCCGTCTCGATGGGCATCTGGATGGCACATCGCTTTCCATTGGCTTCCCCAACTACCAGATGTTCTACAAGTACCGCCAGGTTCCAAACACCGAGTGGGTGGTGCTAGGGATAGACTCCTCAGTGCTTTGGACGAAGGATTGTGGTTTCTGTCAGCGCAATGCGGCTACCAACGAGATGGCTCAACAGCCACTCGATAACCTGCGAACGCTGGCAGCATTCCAAGGCATGTTTGACGAGATTGAAGGGCTGAACACCCGTCATCAGCAGAGGCTCAAGACGTCTGACCCTACAGATCCTCAGGCTGAAGTGTTAGTCTTCGATAAGATTGAGCCAGAGCTGATACTTGGGGTGGCTTTCAATAGCAGGCTTGCTAGAGATAACCATGCGGGCATTTGTGGTAATCGACAATTGGTGGTTGAAAGCCCCTCTGGTGGATTATTCGCTGCTCGCACATTTGTAAGGTAG
- a CDS encoding DUF3077 domain-containing protein has protein sequence MAIEETPVTVGKTTFYQGENQTHPLFRIEPGIPCQNAREQASELMGYARDLSIDGLMEDKPQLLWASHYLCALAKALLDDAELGMMKSADNRSPAAPL, from the coding sequence ATGGCCATCGAAGAAACCCCAGTCACCGTGGGCAAAACCACCTTCTACCAGGGTGAAAACCAGACCCATCCTCTGTTTCGCATCGAGCCCGGCATCCCCTGCCAGAATGCCCGCGAACAGGCTTCAGAACTGATGGGCTATGCCCGCGATTTGTCCATCGACGGACTGATGGAAGACAAACCCCAGCTACTCTGGGCCTCGCACTACCTCTGCGCCTTGGCCAAGGCCCTGCTCGATGATGCCGAACTGGGCATGATGAAAAGCGCTGATAACCGCAGTCCAGCCGCTCCACTCTGA
- a CDS encoding transcriptional regulator produces MSIAYDWDLIERLLHEVQNGAGHSFTPRPYAEQHAAALAAKGEPVGDLDHLKTRACEYEKLLFERGYIESRPEEDGGNGENFVLTERGSRLMSLIDSSIPGFEHPRQVLDEQEDALDEITFEQVSAKAQIA; encoded by the coding sequence ATGAGCATCGCCTACGACTGGGACCTGATCGAACGCTTGCTGCACGAGGTGCAGAACGGCGCCGGTCACAGCTTCACGCCACGCCCTTATGCCGAGCAGCACGCTGCGGCACTGGCCGCCAAGGGAGAGCCGGTGGGCGACCTGGACCACCTTAAAACCCGTGCCTGCGAATACGAAAAGCTGCTGTTCGAACGTGGCTACATCGAAAGCCGCCCCGAAGAGGATGGCGGCAACGGTGAGAATTTCGTGCTGACCGAACGCGGTTCGCGTCTGATGAGCCTGATCGACAGCAGCATCCCCGGCTTCGAGCACCCGCGCCAGGTGCTGGATGAGCAGGAGGATGCGCTGGACGAAATCACCTTCGAGCAGGTGTCGGCGAAGGCGCAGATTGCCTGA